A genomic region of Raphanus sativus cultivar WK10039 unplaced genomic scaffold, ASM80110v3 Scaffold2590, whole genome shotgun sequence contains the following coding sequences:
- the LOC130505802 gene encoding uncharacterized protein LOC130505802: protein MATDQENLLSDDYQETAAFCGCGYLCNFWWKRRGDGGWSGNLQEEKGESWWSRTLKGPKEISEKLAGPKWKNFIRSFSSGKKKIRRDVDFTYDLKNYSLNFDDGGAGESPSPERYVAPPAVVKV from the coding sequence ATGGCCACGGATCAAGAAAATCTACTCTCAGATGATTACCAAGAAACGGCGGCATTTTGCGGGTGTGGGTATCTCTGTAACTTCTGGTGGAAAAGAAGAGGAGATGGTGGCTGGAGCGGTAACTTGCAGGAAGAGAAAGGAGAGAGTTGGTGGAGCAGGACACTGAAGGGGCCAAAAGAGATTTCTGAGAAACTTGCGGGGCCAAAATGGAAAAACTTCATAAGAAGTTTTAGcagtggaaagaagaagatcaGAAGAGATGTGGATTTCACGTACGATCTCAAAAACTACAGTCTTAATTTTGACGACGGCGGCGCCGGCGAAAGTCCTTCACCGGAGAGATATGTAGCTCCTCCGGCTGTTGTAAAAGTTTGA